In Gimesia benthica, a single window of DNA contains:
- a CDS encoding ATP-dependent helicase, producing MDFQQVLTPEQYAAVSHHQGPLLVLAGPGSGKTRVITHRIASLIQAGVPANQILGITFTNKASDEMGERVQQLIPGIRVEISTFHKFCVRILRRYGRAVGLDSNFSIFDTSDQQQLIRYVLNELDIDTVAYNPSTMAGMISRAKNDLITAERYAEAFQESIGDHLQAVAARVYPVYQRLLLESNAVDFDDLLLHVASLLKGSPELRATLDERYQYILVDEYQDTNLAQYQIVMGLSLNTRNLCVTGDPDQSIYGWRGAKIENILQFERDFPDCQTIRLEQNFRSTKEILRVADSLIVHNQRRKAKTLFTENPEGTPVELLTYNDERQEAEEIALHIRRAVDRGEYDYTDFAIFYRVNSLSRELELALARHKIPYQLAGSVAFYERTEVKDLLAYLKLINNPDDRVAFGRIVNKPLRGIGKTTQRKLIRWADEKGISLLEAAHQAADCSTLSKRAATMVARFAKMISGFSLADTGSVAQLMEVVIDSTRMIDSWKESPDEDDQQRIANVNELVSTARKYDQIFGDETTLEGFLEVSTLASATDQLDAESGQVTLMTLHAAKGLEYPVVFIIGVEQNLIPHERVLREELRDGLEEERRLFFVGITRAEQCLYLTQTRERSLRGRPWRTITSDFLKEIDVEVKDMTDFLGEHRSHFDDFVESVKRGEVDTEALKAATPQKKPLLMTGADLLKQTPEAAELPQGFSVGMRVRHPRYGVGTVMGISGFARKRMVTVLFDEMEEGQTFVAAHCPLQPLGLR from the coding sequence TTGGATTTTCAGCAGGTCCTCACACCGGAACAATACGCTGCCGTCAGCCATCACCAGGGACCACTGCTGGTACTGGCCGGACCCGGTTCGGGAAAGACGCGCGTCATTACTCACCGGATTGCCTCGCTGATCCAGGCAGGCGTGCCCGCGAATCAGATACTGGGGATTACCTTTACCAATAAAGCCTCGGATGAAATGGGCGAACGGGTCCAGCAGCTGATCCCCGGCATCCGCGTGGAAATCTCGACCTTCCATAAATTCTGCGTCCGCATTCTGAGACGCTACGGCAGAGCCGTGGGCCTCGACAGTAACTTCTCGATTTTTGATACGAGCGATCAGCAACAGCTAATTCGTTACGTGCTCAATGAACTGGACATCGACACGGTTGCCTACAATCCCTCGACGATGGCAGGCATGATCAGCCGTGCGAAGAATGACCTGATCACCGCAGAGCGATATGCGGAAGCGTTTCAGGAATCGATCGGCGATCACCTGCAGGCGGTGGCCGCACGAGTCTACCCCGTCTACCAGCGACTGCTGCTCGAATCGAACGCCGTCGACTTTGATGATCTGCTGCTACACGTTGCCAGCCTGCTCAAGGGGTCTCCCGAACTGCGGGCCACCCTCGATGAACGTTATCAATATATTCTGGTAGACGAGTACCAAGACACCAACCTGGCACAATACCAGATCGTGATGGGACTCTCACTCAACACCCGCAATCTGTGCGTCACCGGCGATCCGGATCAGTCCATCTATGGCTGGCGTGGTGCTAAGATCGAAAACATTCTGCAGTTCGAACGCGACTTCCCGGACTGCCAGACGATCCGACTCGAACAGAACTTTCGCAGTACGAAAGAAATTCTGCGCGTCGCCGACAGCCTGATTGTGCACAACCAGCGACGAAAAGCCAAAACGCTGTTCACCGAGAACCCGGAGGGAACACCGGTCGAACTGCTCACCTATAATGACGAGCGACAGGAGGCGGAAGAGATCGCCCTGCATATCCGCCGCGCCGTCGACCGGGGTGAATATGACTATACCGACTTCGCCATCTTTTACCGCGTGAACTCGCTCTCCCGCGAACTGGAACTGGCGCTGGCGCGACATAAAATTCCTTACCAGCTCGCAGGCAGTGTCGCGTTTTACGAACGGACGGAAGTCAAAGACCTGCTGGCGTACCTCAAGCTGATTAACAATCCGGATGACCGCGTGGCGTTTGGCCGGATCGTGAATAAGCCGCTGCGGGGGATCGGTAAAACCACACAAAGAAAACTCATCCGCTGGGCAGACGAAAAAGGAATCAGTCTGCTCGAAGCCGCGCACCAGGCCGCAGACTGTTCGACGCTGTCCAAGCGGGCCGCGACGATGGTTGCCCGATTCGCCAAAATGATCTCCGGATTTTCACTGGCCGACACCGGGTCTGTGGCCCAGCTGATGGAAGTGGTCATCGACAGCACACGTATGATCGACAGCTGGAAAGAGAGTCCGGATGAAGACGATCAACAGCGGATCGCCAACGTGAACGAGCTGGTCTCCACCGCCCGGAAGTACGACCAGATCTTTGGTGACGAGACGACTCTGGAGGGGTTCCTTGAAGTCAGCACCCTCGCCAGCGCCACCGATCAACTGGATGCGGAATCGGGTCAGGTGACACTGATGACGCTGCACGCCGCGAAGGGGCTGGAGTATCCGGTCGTCTTTATTATCGGCGTCGAACAGAATCTGATCCCTCACGAACGGGTGCTCCGCGAAGAGCTCCGTGATGGTCTGGAAGAGGAACGACGGCTGTTCTTTGTAGGTATCACCCGGGCCGAACAGTGTCTGTACCTGACACAGACACGCGAACGCTCTCTGCGCGGGCGTCCCTGGCGGACGATCACCAGTGACTTCCTGAAAGAGATCGATGTCGAAGTCAAAGACATGACCGATTTCCTGGGAGAGCACCGCTCGCATTTCGATGATTTCGTCGAGTCCGTTAAACGGGGTGAGGTCGACACCGAGGCACTGAAGGCGGCGACTCCCCAGAAAAAACCCCTGCTGATGACCGGGGCTGACCTGCTGAAGCAAACCCCCGAAGCAGCCGAACTCCCGCAGGGTTTCTCGGTGGGCATGCGGGTACGTCACCCGCGATACGGAGTCGGTACCGTCATGGGCATCAGCGGTTTTGCCCGCAAACGCATGGTGACAGTGCTCTTCGACGAAATGGAAGAGGGGCAGACCTTTGTCGCCGCCCATTGTCCGCTACAACCGTTGGGACTGCGCTAA
- the xerD gene encoding site-specific tyrosine recombinase XerD: protein MPPRKRPPANSKFQVRKPADPGVHLEPFLNYLEAECGMAANTVSAYRSDITQFLDWYRSQPSCPLSQVDLKFLSGYLQHLNKRRLAATTVSRHLVTIKLFFRYLVLEGILAESVADLLNSPKLWKYLPKVLSPEKVNELLMAPCNADRYPLRDRAILAMMYATGCRVSEIVNLPLDSVKLAEGYARCVGKGNKERMVSLNPVAVAAVEAYLKYERPDLTRRNPAEQALFLGRGGKQLSRIMVWNIVKKNAARVGCSKEVSPHTLRHSFATHMMAGGAEIRALQELLGHANIRTTQIYTHVDHSRLKAVHQMYHPRG, encoded by the coding sequence ATGCCTCCCCGAAAGCGACCGCCGGCAAATTCAAAATTCCAGGTTCGCAAACCGGCCGATCCCGGCGTGCATCTGGAACCGTTCCTGAATTACCTGGAAGCCGAATGTGGAATGGCGGCCAACACCGTCTCTGCCTATCGCTCCGATATCACACAGTTTCTGGACTGGTACCGCAGTCAGCCCTCCTGCCCCTTGAGCCAGGTCGATCTGAAGTTTCTGAGCGGGTATCTGCAACACCTCAATAAACGCCGACTGGCCGCGACGACTGTTTCACGACACCTGGTGACGATCAAGCTGTTTTTCCGCTACCTCGTCCTGGAAGGAATTCTCGCGGAGAGCGTCGCCGATCTCTTGAATTCCCCCAAGCTCTGGAAGTATCTGCCGAAGGTCCTGAGCCCTGAGAAAGTCAACGAACTGTTGATGGCTCCCTGCAATGCCGATCGGTATCCGCTCCGCGACCGAGCGATTCTGGCGATGATGTATGCCACCGGCTGTCGAGTGAGTGAGATCGTGAATCTCCCGCTGGACTCTGTCAAACTGGCGGAAGGCTATGCACGCTGTGTAGGTAAAGGGAACAAGGAACGCATGGTTTCACTGAACCCCGTTGCGGTGGCGGCCGTGGAAGCCTACCTCAAGTATGAGCGTCCCGACCTCACCCGACGCAACCCGGCAGAGCAGGCGCTGTTCCTGGGTCGAGGCGGTAAACAGCTCTCCCGGATCATGGTCTGGAACATCGTCAAGAAAAACGCGGCCCGCGTCGGCTGCAGTAAAGAGGTCAGCCCGCATACGCTCCGGCACAGTTTCGCGACCCACATGATGGCCGGCGGTGCCGAGATCCGCGCGCTGCAGGAACTGCTGGGACACGCGAATATCCGTACAACCCAGATTTATACCCACGTGGATCACAGCCGCCTGAAAGCGGTACACCAGATGTATCATCCCCGCGGCTGA
- a CDS encoding DUF1559 domain-containing protein, whose amino-acid sequence MKNEVPFRFRSACERRRPGFTLIELLVVIAIIAILIALLLPAVQQAREAARRVTCKNNLVQISLALQNYEMAYEMLPAGVYNDTGPIKNEPKGYHMNWLSGLMPYLDQPSVFEHIDFKQSVYAPANKDVREVQMVVLHCPSDPMNSYTYASSEEGVQLYQTNYGACYNGTEAPLDSANNGVMFLNSSIRYDQITDGSSNTIFVGEHFYTKDNLGWLSGTSATLRNTSSINRDKPGRDNRYTQPPGLEPDSDADSEKNKGDVLLKMGGFGSYHVGGAHFGFGDGRVQFISESIDAPLLHQLGNRADGKLMKKAF is encoded by the coding sequence ATGAAGAACGAAGTTCCTTTCCGATTTCGCAGTGCCTGTGAACGGCGACGACCTGGCTTCACCTTGATTGAGCTGCTGGTGGTCATCGCCATTATCGCGATTTTAATCGCACTGCTCCTGCCTGCGGTTCAGCAGGCCCGTGAAGCAGCGCGACGGGTTACCTGCAAGAACAACCTCGTCCAGATCAGCCTGGCGCTGCAGAATTACGAGATGGCGTACGAAATGCTGCCGGCGGGTGTCTATAACGATACCGGTCCCATCAAGAATGAACCCAAGGGGTATCACATGAACTGGCTGTCGGGGCTGATGCCGTATCTGGATCAGCCGTCTGTGTTCGAGCACATCGACTTCAAGCAGAGCGTGTATGCACCCGCCAACAAGGACGTCCGCGAAGTGCAGATGGTCGTTTTGCATTGTCCCTCCGACCCGATGAACAGTTACACTTACGCGAGTTCTGAAGAAGGCGTCCAACTGTATCAGACTAATTACGGTGCCTGTTATAACGGTACTGAAGCACCGCTGGACAGCGCGAATAACGGCGTGATGTTTCTCAACAGCAGCATCCGTTATGACCAGATTACAGACGGCAGTTCTAACACGATTTTTGTCGGCGAACACTTCTATACCAAAGACAATCTGGGGTGGTTATCCGGCACCTCTGCAACATTGCGGAATACAAGCTCTATCAATCGGGACAAACCGGGGAGAGACAACAGGTACACTCAACCTCCCGGGCTGGAGCCGGATTCGGATGCTGATTCTGAGAAAAACAAGGGTGACGTACTACTGAAGATGGGGGGCTTCGGCAGCTATCATGTGGGGGGCGCCCATTTCGGCTTTGGAGATGGCAGGGTGCAGTTCATTTCAGAGAGTATCGACGCGCCGCTGTTGCATCAGCTGGGGAACCGCGCGGATGGAAAGCTGATGAAAAAAGCGTTTTAA
- a CDS encoding PulJ/GspJ family protein: MRRRGFMISIRQHGIPPGISLVEVVVAMAIATVLMGLSMTTLHTIMRAERESSEAVWLGASFQRFSRLFRDDIHAAESVQLEPEKVANPKTLVILKPGGEQITWRIEEFRIDRVVSREGKVLHEDMFYVPAGSEAHFIQQQRLNQAGISIREPGSLVLPDKESGNTPESRPRAAHELAVLSTIGRNYRLTQISFEQSEKETNQTN, translated from the coding sequence ATGCGACGACGTGGATTTATGATCTCGATCAGGCAGCACGGCATTCCGCCCGGAATATCTCTGGTGGAAGTCGTCGTGGCCATGGCGATTGCGACGGTGCTGATGGGCCTCAGCATGACCACGCTGCACACCATCATGCGGGCCGAGCGGGAATCGAGTGAGGCGGTCTGGCTGGGGGCCTCTTTCCAGCGTTTCTCAAGACTGTTCCGTGATGACATTCATGCTGCAGAATCAGTGCAGCTGGAACCGGAGAAAGTGGCCAACCCGAAAACACTGGTTATCCTGAAGCCGGGCGGGGAACAGATTACCTGGCGGATCGAGGAGTTCCGCATCGATCGCGTAGTCAGCCGGGAAGGGAAAGTTCTACACGAAGATATGTTCTATGTTCCCGCAGGAAGCGAGGCACATTTTATCCAGCAGCAGCGGTTGAATCAGGCAGGCATCAGCATTCGGGAGCCCGGTTCCCTGGTCCTGCCGGACAAGGAGAGTGGGAACACGCCGGAGAGTCGCCCCCGAGCGGCTCACGAACTTGCCGTGCTCTCCACAATTGGCCGTAATTATCGGCTGACACAAATTTCTTTCGAGCAATCGGAAAAAGAAACAAACCAGACGAACTGA
- a CDS encoding type IV pilus modification PilV family protein yields MRIQYRQKQDFSAVTRPKLRRRLGFTLIEMMVSGVLLTTVFMIVVPSIYWVHREQRQSEQRQVALVEVENLMERTVALPFPEMTQATVDKFALSESALKQLPDADLKIRIQETKDLPLMKKIQIQLGWRDQRGLIQQPVRLTSWVSPKGKQ; encoded by the coding sequence GTGCGAATACAGTATCGACAGAAACAGGATTTCTCAGCGGTTACTCGGCCAAAGCTGCGTAGACGTCTGGGATTCACATTGATTGAAATGATGGTCTCGGGAGTTCTGCTGACGACCGTCTTCATGATTGTGGTGCCTTCGATTTACTGGGTCCATCGCGAACAGAGACAGTCCGAGCAGAGACAGGTCGCGCTGGTCGAAGTGGAAAACCTGATGGAACGGACCGTAGCCCTGCCATTTCCGGAGATGACGCAGGCAACGGTCGACAAGTTCGCACTCTCGGAGAGTGCCTTGAAGCAACTCCCTGACGCTGACCTGAAGATTCGCATCCAGGAGACGAAAGATCTACCACTGATGAAAAAAATTCAGATTCAGCTGGGCTGGCGAGATCAGCGTGGTCTCATCCAGCAGCCGGTACGCTTAACTTCCTGGGTCTCCCCAAAGGGTAAGCAGTAA
- a CDS encoding type II secretion system F family protein, with protein sequence MNKPSRFNSLNQLWRWGNRPLLRGPRWLPGRVTHSQQMALLRILAVATEKQLSLIDVLETFEKDVHGRWRLQISRLVDLLRSGVPLADAIDKVPDLLPANAFFLVKAGAESGTLPSALSLASEVCMAERTEQVRSRAGVLLYILAVFLVVALNLLFIGYWIIPKFKKIFHDFEVELPGLTLNIIEANDFVIEYFYVLPVAILLLWIMQKILTRRGFLENGWRPAFVYGLLYPRGRAPDVLRFLHVTTESGRPLMGAFETLAHTSNNRLLAERFEAILQDVHKGNDCWTALHDFSLLTPSEVRLLQSAQRAGNLSWALKAIAKSIERRINYRMMLVREYLEPAFIVGLGALVGIIVIGLFLPLISLVHHLA encoded by the coding sequence ATGAATAAGCCGTCCCGTTTTAATTCTCTGAATCAGTTGTGGCGCTGGGGCAATCGTCCGCTCCTGCGTGGACCACGCTGGCTTCCGGGACGTGTCACCCATTCACAGCAGATGGCGCTCTTGAGAATTCTGGCAGTGGCTACGGAGAAACAGCTGTCGTTGATCGACGTGCTTGAGACCTTCGAAAAAGACGTGCATGGCCGCTGGAGACTGCAGATTTCCCGTCTCGTGGATTTGCTCCGCAGTGGAGTTCCCCTGGCGGATGCCATCGATAAGGTGCCGGATCTGCTGCCAGCGAATGCGTTTTTCCTGGTGAAAGCAGGAGCAGAATCGGGCACGCTGCCCTCGGCGCTTTCGCTGGCTTCGGAAGTCTGCATGGCGGAACGGACTGAGCAGGTGCGGAGCCGTGCAGGCGTTCTGCTTTATATTCTGGCGGTCTTCCTGGTTGTCGCGCTGAACCTGTTATTTATCGGCTATTGGATCATCCCAAAGTTCAAAAAGATCTTCCATGATTTCGAAGTAGAACTGCCGGGCCTGACGCTGAATATTATTGAAGCCAATGATTTTGTCATTGAATATTTCTATGTTCTGCCGGTTGCGATTTTACTGTTGTGGATCATGCAGAAAATACTGACGCGCCGCGGCTTCCTGGAGAACGGCTGGCGCCCTGCGTTTGTCTATGGCCTGCTCTATCCGCGGGGCAGGGCGCCGGATGTACTTCGGTTCCTGCATGTCACGACCGAATCGGGGCGCCCATTAATGGGGGCATTCGAGACCCTGGCACATACTTCGAATAACCGACTGCTGGCAGAACGCTTTGAAGCAATTCTGCAGGATGTTCACAAAGGAAACGACTGCTGGACGGCCCTGCATGATTTTAGTCTGTTAACACCCAGTGAGGTGCGGCTGCTGCAGTCAGCCCAGCGGGCGGGGAACCTGAGCTGGGCATTGAAGGCGATCGCGAAAAGCATCGAACGGCGGATAAATTATCGGATGATGCTGGTACGCGAATATCTGGAACCAGCGTTTATTGTAGGGCTGGGAGCCCTGGTTGGAATTATTGTGATTGGTTTGTTTTTACCATTGATCAGCCTGGTTCATCACCTGGCATAA